Genomic segment of Streptomyces zhihengii:
GCGGTAGGTGCCGCTGATGGGGTTCATGACGGCCACGCCGCCGTGCACGCTGATGTGGCGCTCCGGTGTGGCGCCGACGAACGTGCGCCCGCCCGTGTGCACGAGGAAGGTCCAGTAGGCGCCGGCCTCGCGCTCCAGGAGGCGCCGGAAGACGGCGAGGGCGGTCTTGCGGGAGAAGCCGGGGAGCTGGGCGGTGAAGGAGCGTTTGATGACGAAGTTGGCCCCTTCCCCGGTGCCGATCTCGTCGTCGATCACACGGCGCACGATGTCCGCGTAGTCCGCGTCCGGCACGTCGAAGGTGCCGTCGGTCCAGGTGACGGGACCGCCGGGGATCAGGGGCAGCGCGGTGCCGAGCGGCACGGCGGCCTGCTCCCGTACGGTCATGGCGAGGAGCGGCTCGCCGTCGTCGTGCGCCGTGAAGCCCCGCTCGGTGATCTGCCCGTAGGGGATCAGGACCAGCAGGTCGTGTCCCGCGCCGGGCGCCGGGCCCTCGTCGAGCGGCAGGTCCCCGAGGGCGGCGACCTCCGCGATGTCGCCGAGCAGGATCTCCAGGGTGTCGGCGCCGGCCTGCTCGGGCCGGTGCAGCAGGGCGAAGGCGTCCGTGCCGCCGTCCAGGATCCGGTGCAGGAGTTCGGGCACGGGATGCGGTGCTGCCATGGTGTTCCCCCTCTGGGCGGGTGCTGCGGGCCGGGCGGCGTTCACCGGGCTGCCCCGGCCCCGGCGGCATCCGCCGGCACGTCCGCGGGCCCCCCGAGTGCGGCGAGCGCGGCCCCTGCCGTGAGCACCCGGCCGGCCCGCCGGGCGACGTAGTTCAGGGCGAGGCGGTGGTCCTCGGCCGAGAAGTCGGCCACGGCGTCGGCCACCAGGAAGGGCTGGATGTCGTGCGTGTAGGCGTCCACCGCGGTCATCAGGACGCCGATGTGCGCGTACACGCCGCAGACGATCAGCTGGTCGCGCCCGTGGCGGCGCATGCGCTCCAGCAGGTCGGACCGGTGGAAGGCGCTGTACCGCCACTTGGTGAACGTCCAGTCGCCGGGCCGGGGTTCGAGCCCGGGGACGATCCTGCGGTGCTCCGGGGTCGGGTCCATGCCCGGCCCCCAGAAGTCGCGCAGCAGGCCGCGCTGTTCGGGGGTCATGCCTCCGGGCTGGGCCGTGTAGGCCACGGGGACGCCGAGCGCGGCGCAGCGCTCCCGCAGCAGCACGGCGTTGGCGACCAGGGCGCCGCCGGGTTCGCCGGTGCGGGGGAACGGTCCGAGGAAGAACTCCTGCATGTCGTGCAGGAGCAGCACGGCCCGCTGCGGATCGGGAACCCAGTTCACCGTGTTGCCGGGAAGATCGGCTTCCCCGGGCATGGGGTACGGCTCGACGGGCGGTATGTGGGGCATGGACGGTGACGTCCTTTCCGTGCTCGGTGGTCAGGGACGGGTGGGGGCGTGGGGGTGTGGGGGTGTGGGGGGATGCCGGGGGGGCGTGGGGGATGCGGGGGTGTGGGGGGCTGCAGGGCCGGCGGAGGTGCCGGACGGGAGGGGACGGGACGGGAGGGGACGCGAAGGGCCGCGGGCGGGGCGGTGGGGGGCGGGCGCCGTCGCCGCGCAAAAGCGGGGGGGTCGACGACGGCGGACGCGCCCCGGCCCGCGGCAGCACCGGGGGAAACGCTCAGCCGCGCCAGGCGGAGACGACCTCGACCGCCTGCTGCGGATTGAGCCGCGGGTCGCAGAAGCTCAGGTACTTCTCCCCGAGACGCCCCAGCTCACCGGCGTCGTGCACGCACTCGGTCACGACCTCCGGGGTGGTCTCCAGGTGGAGTCCGGCGGCGACGCCGCCGTTCTCCGTCACGGCCTCCTGGAAGGCGAGGACCTCCTGGACGACGGTCGTCACGTACCGGGTCTTGGCGCCTTCCGGGCCGCTGACGGTGTTCCCGTGCATGGGGTCCGAGAGCCACAGCACCGGATGCCCCGCGTCGCGCACCACCTCGACCAGGCCGGGAAGCACGCGGGCGGCGTTGTCCGCCCCCATCCGCGCGATGAGCGTGAGGCGGCCGGGACGGCGCTGGGCGTCGAGGCGGTCGCACAGGGCGAGGATCTCGTCGGGTGTCATGGTGGGCCCGACCTTGACGGCGACGGGGTTGGACACGGCTGCGAGCAGGGCGATGTGCGGGCCGTCGAGCTGTCTGGTCCGCTCCCCCACCCACGGCCAGTGGGTCGAGGCGAGCAGCAGGGAGCCGTCCGACTCGCGCCGCAGCATGGGCAGTTCGTAGTCGAGGAGCAGCGTCTCGTGGCTCGTCCAGACCGGTGCGTCGAGGCCCCGCTGCCGTTCGGTGCCGCGCCAGCCCAGGAAGTGGATGATGTCGCTGGCGGCCCGGTAGCCGGACAGCAGGTTGCGCGGGTCCGGTCGCCTGAGCTCGGGGTCGGGCTCGGGCCGGTTGACCATGTGGCCCCGGTAGACGGGGAGTTCGCGTCCGTCCACGGTCTCGACCGGGGAGGACCGGGGCTTGGCGAACTGCCCCGCGATCCGGCCGACCCGCAGCACCGGCCGGCCGGAGACCAGGCGCATCGTCCCGGCGAGGACGTCGAGCAGCGCGCCCTTGCGGATGACGTCCTCCGGGTTGGCCTCCGCGGGGTCCTCCGCGCAGTCGCCGGCCTGGACGATCTGGAGGCATCCCGTCGCCGCCTCCGTGAGCAGGGAGCGCAGCCGCGCCACGTCCCCCGAGTCCACGAGAGCGGGCATGCGGCTCAGATCCGCGCGAACCTCTTCGAGCCGCGGATCGCCCTCCCAGTCGGGCTGTTGGAGCGCTGGCATGGAACGGAGATAAGAGACTATGTCGCTCATGGGGTTCCCTCGAATGGGCCGGACACATGTGTCCGGATGTCGGCATACCTGATAGACGCGCCGAGCGTTAAGGAAAGGGCGGGGCGCGGTCGCACGGGGCGATGTCACGCGCCCCCGGTCGCCGGTCGACCGGTGGGGTGCTCATGGGATGTTCAGGGGGTGCTCATGAGGTGCTCATGGCGGACGCATCCGGTGGATCACCGGGGCGCCCGAATTGCTCGTCCGCCGTCCCGGCATGAGGCGGTGCCGCGTCGCGCCGCCGGCCGGGACGTTCTCGGACGAGTGCCATGTTCGGGTTCCCCGACAGGGGTGGGCAAGCCGGGAAATCACAGTCCGTCAGATGCGTGTTCCGGCGGGACGACCACCCGCGCCGGCGCCCGGAACGGACCTGATGGACTGCGCTTCATCCGCTCGGACGTTCGACCCGGGCGTGCCTAGCATCGCTGCGCGCCCTCGACCTCACGAGCCGGCGCAATCCAGTGACGCGATGCGGAGAATCATCATGCGACTAGCGCGACTGATGGCCGACACGATGGAGCGGCATTCCGATCTCCCCGCCCTCGGAGAACGCGCGAGAGAACTCGTGAAGGACGAGGAGACGGGCCGTACCCGTATCGGTCTGCTGCCCGACTACGACCTGATCACCTACGGTGAACTGTGGCGGCGTGTCCGTGCGGTGGCGAGCGCCTGGCACCACGGCGAGGAACACCCCGTCCGGGCCGGCGACCGGGTGGCGGTCCTCGGGTTCGCCAGCGCCGACTACACGACGGTGGACCTGGCGTGTGCCCATCTCGGCGCGGTCAGCGTCCCGCTCCAGACCAGCTCCCCGGTGTCCCAGCTCGGCGCGATCGTCGAGGAGACGGCACCGGTCGTCATCGCCACCAGCATCGAGCGCCTGGACGCCGCGGCCGAGCTGGCGGAGGTCAGCCCGTCGGTGCGGCGCCTGGTGCTCTTCGGCTACGAACCGGCGGCCGACGAGCAGTACGCCGCGTACACGGCCGCTCTCGAACGCCTGGGCCGGCTCGGGCGCGGCCTGGGCATCGACCTGCTGCGGGACCTGGCCGAGCGCGGCGCCGGGCAGCCCGAGGCACCGCTGTTCGAGCCCGCGGACGGCGACGACCCCCTCGCCATGCTCATCTACACGTCGGGCAGCACGGGCACCCCGAAGGGGGCCATGTACACCGAACGCCTCACCAGGGCCATGTGGGGCGGCGCCTGGTCGCAGCTGTTCTCGGACGAGCACGCGGCCAACCTCCACTACATGCCGATGAGTCACGTCGCCGGGCACTCCTCGCTGAAGAACACACTGGCACGCGGCGGCACGACGTACTTCACCGCCAACAGCGACCTGTCCTCCTTCCTGGACGACATGGCACTCGCACGGCCCACGGAGATGTCCCTGGTCCCGCGGGTGTGCGAAATGCTCTTCCAGAAGTACCGGAGCGAACTCGACCGCCGGACGGGCGGCTCGGACGACGGCGTCCCGGACCATGTCGCGGCCGAGGTGAAGAGGGACATCCGCGAGAACGTCCTGGGCGGCCGGGTGGCATGGGCGAGCTGCGGATCCGCCCCGCTCTCCGCCGAACTGAAGGAATTCACCGAGTCCCTGCTCGGCATCGACGTGCACATCATCTACGGCTCCACCGAGGCCGCCGCCGTGTCCGTGGACGGAAGGCTCCTGAAGCCCCCGGTCACCGACCACAGACTCGTCGACGTCCCCGAACTCGGCTACTACGCGACGGACTCACCGCATCCGCGCGGGGAACTCCTCCTGAAGACCGAGGCCATGGTGCCCGGCTACTACAACCGGCCCGAACTGAACGCCGAGATCTTCGACGAGGACGGCTACTACCGGACGGGCGACATCGTCGCGGAGATCGAGCCGGGACGCCATGTCGTCGTGGACCGGCGCAAGAACGTCCTCAAGCTCTCCCAGGGCGAATTCGTCGCCACCTCGCGCCTCGAAGCGGTCTTCGCCGTCAGCCCGCTGGTCAGGCAGATGTTCGTGTACGGGAACAGCGAGCGGTCCTACCTGCTCGCCGTCGTCGTCCCGACCGCGGACGCCCTCACGCAGCACGGCGGCGACACGGCCGTGCTCAAGGAACTGCTCGCCGGGTCGTTCCAGGAGATCGCGAAGGAGGCCGGCCTCAACTCCTACGAGATCCCGCGGGACGTCCTGATCGAGACCGAGCCGTTCAGCCAGGGCAACGGCCTGCTCTCGGACCACCGCAAACTCCTGCGCCCCCAGCTCCTGGAGAAGTACCGCCGGGTACTCGAGGACACCTACGCAGCCATCACCGCCCGGGAGACCGACGAGCTGCGCGACGTACGCCGCGGCGGCAAGGACCGCCCCGCCCTGGAGACGGTGCTGCGAGCCGCCCGGGCGCTGGTCTCGACCTCGACGGCCGGGATCGGCCCCACCACCCGCTTCCGGGAGCTGGGCGGGGACTCCATGTCGGCGGTGACCTACTCCGACCTCCTGTACGACATCTTCGACATCCGCGTCCCGGTCGACCTGGTCATCAGCCGCGGGGTCGAGCTCCAGCACCTCGCGAACTACGTCGAGGAGAAGCTCACGACCGGGCAGCGGGGGCCGACGTTCGCGTCGGTCCACGGCGCGGGCAGCAGCCGGGTCCACGCCAAGGACCTCGTCCTCGGCGCGTTCATCGACGAGCGGACCCTCGAATCCGCCCGGGCCCTGCCCCCCGCCGCCGGGGAAGCACGCACCGTGCTGCTCACCGGCGCGAGCGGCTACCTCGGCCGCTTCCTCTGCCTGGAGTGGCTGAAGCGGCTGGCCCCGGTGGGCGGAAGGCTGATCTGCGTGGTGCGCGGAGCGGACGACGCCGCGGCCTTCGCACGGCTCGCCGACGCCTTCGGCAGCGAGGACGGCGAGGCGTCGCGTGCCTTCCGCGAGCTGGCCGACGGCCGTCTGGAGGTGCTGGCCGGCGACATGGCCGAGCCCCGGCTGGGCCTGGACGACCAGGTGTGGCGGCGGCTGGCCGCGGAGACGGACCGGATCGTCCACGCCGGCGCCCTGGTGAACCATGTGCTGCCCTACAACCACCTGTTCGACGCCAACGTGGTGGGCACCGCCGAACTCGTCCGCCTGGCGCTCACGGAGCGGCTCAAGCCGTTCACGTACATCTCCAGCGTGGCGGTCGCCGCCGCCCTGGCCGGCGACGGCGCCCTGGACGAGGACGCGGACGTCCGGCTGGCCCTTCCCGACCAGCCGGTCGACGACGGCTACGCCAGCGGCTACGCGACCAGCAAGTGGGCCGGCGAGGTGCTGCTGCGGGAGGCGCACGACCAGTACGGGCTGCCGGTCACCACGTTCCGGTCGAACATGATCCTGGCGCACACCCGCTACACCGGGCAGCTCAACATCCCGGACATGTTCACGCGGCTGCTCCTGAGCCTCGTCGTCACCGGCATCGCGCCGCGCTCCTTCTACGCGGCCGACGGCACGGGCGACCGGCCGCGCGCCCACTACGACGGACTCCCGGTCGACTTCACCGCCGAGGCCGTGGTCGCCCTGGGCGGCGAGCCGCGCTCGGGATACCGCACCTTCAGCCTGGTCAACCCCCACGACGACGGCATCTCGCTCGACACCTTCGTCGACTGGCTGAACGCCGCCGGGCACCGCATCGACCGCGTCGACGACTACGACGACTGGCTCGCCCGGTTCGAGGCCGCGCTGCGCGCCGCTCCCGAAACGCAGCGGACGCACTCGATCCTCCCGCTCCTGGACGCGCACCGCACACCGGAGACCGTCGTCCACGGCTCCGCGATCCCCTCCGCCCGCTTCCGCGCCGCCGTCGAGGAGGCGCGACTCGGCCCGGAAGGCGAGATCCCGCGGCTCTCGTCCGCCTTCATCGAGAAGTACGCGGACGACCTCGCGCACCTGCTGGCACCGTGACGGCGGGGCCTCCTTCCCGGCGGCGCGCCGGGAAGGAGGCCCGGGCCTCACCGGCGCGGCCGCGGCGACCGCCGGGCCGCACGGGTGGGAGCGGTGCCCCGTGGGCAAGGAGCGCGCGGCGGGAACGGCTTTGCGCCCGGTGCGATCGGCGTGGATGCCGGCTTGCCGGAGGTGTCGCAGATGACCGACGTCGTGCTGACGCTCTCAGTCCGTGACGTGGTGCATGCGGATCTGGCGGCGTGCGGATGGGCGGGATCCGACCACCACCTGGCCGGCGTGGCCGAGCAGTTGGAACGTGCATCAGGAGCCGCGGTCTGCGGCAGGCCGAACTCGGTGGGGAGGAAAGCAGCCCCCGGGCCCGCGCGCTGTACGAGAGGCTGGGCCATGTCGCCTACGACCGTCAGCCGGACTCATGGGGACGAGCAGGCCCCTGACGGGTCGCTGCGCCGCCACGAGACGATGTGTACGCCGATGCGGAAGGAACTCGCGTAGGCGGCACCCGGTGTGGCCCGGGGGCTCCGCCCGATGTCCCCGGCCGACGCGGAGGCGCACCTCGCGGGGGAGCACTCGTCCGCCGGCTCGACGGCGGTCCCGGCACGCACGAGGCTGCATGCCTGCGAGGGAGGGCTGCGGCGACGCCCGCACCGGGTGCGCGCGGTGAACCCGCCGTCGTCGACTCCTGGTTCAGCGGACCCGCCTCCATCGCCCCATGGGACGGAAGACCGCTGCCGCACACCGAGGGCCGCCTGCGGCATGCCCTCCTCGCGGCGGCCGTCGACCGCGTCCGCGCGCGGGAAGCGGCAGTTCAGGCCCTCGGGTGTCAGCCCGCCCGCCCCGGGAGTCGCCCCCGGGGGCGGGCCGTCTGACGGTGTGTCCGACGAGCTGCTAGAAGGCGCACACGACGGCGCCGGCGCCGGCGCCGCCGAGGAAGCCCGCGAGGCCGCCCACCACCGCGCCCGGGCCGAGGACGGCGCCCGCGACGGTGCCGGTGATGGCCGTGCCGACCGTCCACTGGGCCACGCACTTGTTCCAGGCGGCGTCCCGCTTCTGGACCTCCTCCTCGTACTGCCGCTTCTCCTCCTCGTCGCACCGGCCGTCGTCATTCTTGTCGCAGACCTCGACGGGGTAGTCCCTCAGTGCGGCGAAGGGAGCGGCGGCGAGGCGCAGCGGCTGCGCGGAGGGGAAGGAGGCGGGGCCGAGGGTCACGACGGGCAGGGTCTCCGTCCCCTCGACCGTGTCGCCGGAGGCGCCCTCGATCGTCTGGGTGACCTTGTTGCCGTTGACGGAGATCCTGTACGCGTGCCGGGTGCCGTCCGTGCCGACGACTGCGCCCGGCCGCACGGTGAGGATGGCGCGGCCGTCGGCGTCGGTGATCCGTGCCCCCTCGCCGTGGGCGGCGAGCCGGGTGCCGGGAGGCAGGTCGATGGTGCTGGTGGCACTGGTGGCGAGGGTCTGGATCACGGGCTCGCCGGCTGGCGGAGGGGTCGCGCCGGGCGGCGTCGAGCCGGTGTGCGCGATGTACATCGTCGACCCGACCGGGGAGTCGACGACCGGGACCGTCACCTCCCCCTCCGTCGTCCAGGGGAAGCCGCCCTTGTCGAAGGTCCAGATGCCGGTGACCTGTTTGGCCACCGCCGCGAAGTCGACCCAGCCGTACTGCTGGGGCGGCACGACGACGACCACCCCGTTGATCTCGGACTCGTTGGACTGGTAGGTGACCGTCCCGCTCAGCTGGGCGGAGACCATCGCCTGCATCGGTACCGAGACGCCCACCGAGGTGGAGACACCGGAGGTGAAGCTCTGCGACCAGCCGCTGTGGTAGATGGTCGTGAAGATCTGGCTCACCTTCTCGGAGGTGTCGTTGAACCAGACCGAGGACGCCTTCTCCCTCGGGAGGGGCCCGGGCGCGCCTTCCGCGGTCTGCCGCCAGGAGCAGGTGGAGCTGTTGGTGGAGCACAGGCGGGTGTAGTACTCGGTGGCGAGCCTGCGTGCCTCCGGCTGCTGTGCCGCCGGCACGGTCCACTCCTGCGCCGGTGTGCCGTTGCACCCGTACACCTGGGTCCAGGCGTCGGAGTGCTGGGCTCCCTGCACGATGTCCAGGCAGCGGGTGTTGGTGCGGCGTACCAGCGTGAAGGTGTTCGCCTTGCCGGCGACGGGGCGGAAGTGCCACTCCTGGCCGGCCTTGCCGCACGTCTGCTGGCTGAGCGGGAAGGCCTCGGTCAGGCACTTGCCGGTGACGGTGTTGGCGATCTGGAACTCGCCGTGGCCGAGCGGGACCAGCCGCCAGTTCTGGTGGTGCCCGGGGGTGTTGTTCGCCACGACGAACACACCGTCGCCCGTGTTGCCGTTCTGCACGTCGAGCCGGCGGCCGTTGCCCGTGGTGAACGTCCAGGCGTCGTCGTCGGCCGCCTCGACGGCGTTCGCCTGCCGCGGCGCCTCGGCCGCCCGGGCCGTGGCGACGGTCCCGGTGGCGAGCAGGAGCAGGGCGACGAGCGGCGCCGCGATCAGGCGGAGAGCGCGTCCGAGGGGTAATCGCATGGCAGCCTTCCATGGCGGGGCCGGATGTCGGGACCGGATGTCCCGAGCGCCGGTGAGCCTAGGCATGATCTGTACGGAGTCGGTCGTTCCACGGTGCTCTCCACCGGAAAGCGATCAGGTTTGGCTCAAAGCCTACTGACACGATGTCTTATTGGGCGGGGCGGGCGCCCTCCCGGGTGGGCGCGCCAATGGGCTGCCGTGTGACCGCCCACGCCCAACCGGCCCTCCCCTACAACCTTTTGGCAAGGACGCGGGTCTCAGCCTGCGGCGCCGAACCACCTCGTGTTCATGCGACGTTCCCCGGGAGGAACCTTTGATCTCCGCACGTACGACCCGCGTCTCGGCCGCGATCGCCACCGTGCTCGCCGTCACGCTCGGCGCCGGCGCCCTGTCCGTGCCGGCCACCGCCGCACCCGTGCCGGCCGCCGCGGCGGACGAGACCGGCACGCGGCAGGCCGCCGTGAGCTACCCGGTGCGCGGAAACCTCGAAGCCGCGGGGAAGACCGGATTCCTCACCAGCGAGCCGTCCCGGAAGTTCCGGTGGACCAGGTATGCCGACGGGTCGGCCACCGCGATCGACGCCTCCGTGGCCGACTCCACCGGCACCGACGTGATCATGACCGGGCTGGGGCGGTCCCTCCGCCGCTCGCTGGTCGTCAAGCTCCACGACATGGCCGCCGGCGGCAGCACCGTCACCATCGACCGCGGCCCGCTGAACGGCGTCTACGTGCGCGCCGTCTCCAAGGACACGGTCCTGGCGGAAGTGACCACGGCGGACGGCTCCGTCGAGCTGCGCCTCGTCACCCGCACCGGCGGCACCGTGACGCAGCGGAAGGTCGAGGGCATCCCGGCCGGGGCCTCGTCCATCGCCGCCACCCCCGCGCGCGACGGCTCGGTGCTCGTCGACTACTACCTGGGGAGCGGCACTCCCACGCAGTGGCGGAGCCAGTTCGCCGTGGTGGACCTCGCCGCCGCCAAGGTCGTCTCCACACACGAGACCGAGGCCTACGGCAGCGGGCTCGGGGCATTCAGCGCGCTCTCCGCCACCCACCTGGCCTGGTCCGCGGAAGGCGGGACGTACTACACCGTGGACCGTGCCACCGGCACCGAGTCCCGGATCGACCTGGACTTCGACTTCTACCAGGGCGAGCGCAGCGCCGTCGGCCTGCTGGGCTCGTGGGCGATGTACGGAACCCCGGCGTTGCTGGAGGGCGACGGCACGGGCGACACGAGGAAGCTGGTCCCCTTCACGGCGAAGTCGCTGGCCTCGGGCGAGACGGTCGAGCTCCTCGACTACGTGGAGGCGGTGAAGCCCGGCCCCGACAACACCCTGCTGGCCCGCGGCGGCACCGTGGACAAGGGCGAGGGTCTCTACCGGATCGCCCTCGGCGCGGACGGCACACCGGCCGCCGAACTGGTCGCCTCCACCGGGGAGCCGACGAAACTCCTCTACCTCGGGCAGCAGTTCCCGCTCACGGTCGACGTCACCTCCCCGATACCGCTGAAGTGGAAGCTGTCCCGGGAGAACGCCGACGTCCACCTGACGATCCGGCACCGCGCCACCGGCGTGGTCTTCGACAAGACGCTGCGCCTGTACAGCGAGTCCTCGGGCAGCGAGTACCTGTACAGCGACGGTTCCTTCGGCGTCACCTGGGCGCAGATCTCGGCCGAGACGGGCAGAGAAGCCCCGGCCGGTGAATACGAGTGGACGTTCGTCGCCCACCCGCAGAACGGCGTCGGCCCCTCCACGGACGCCACCGGCAACATCGAGGCCGTCGAGGGCCTCTCCACCGCGCACGACCTCGACTGGAACGGCACCCCCGACCTGCTGGCCCGTGATGCCCAGGGCGTGCTGTGGACGGTCGGCACCACGTACGACACGGCGGGCAGGACCCTCCTGCCGCGGCCGTACGGGCCCGAGAAGGTCGGCGGCGGCTGGCAGGTCTACGACCGGATCGAGACGGTCGGCGGCATCGGTTCCGGCGCCGCCGACTTCGTCGCCCGCGACCGGAGCGGCGTCCTGTGGCTGTACGACGTGACCGGCACCGGCTACCGGGCCGCGTTCGCGGCCCGCAGATCCCTGGGCGGCGGCTGGAACACCTACACCCACATCACCGGCGGCAGCGACCTGAACGGCGACGGCCGCCCCGACCTGATCGCGGCCGACAAGGCCGGTGTCCTGTGGATGTACCGCGGCACCGGAGACACCGCCGCCCCCTTCGCCAAGCGGCAGAAGATCGGCAACGGCGGCTGGGGCATCTACAACCAGCTCACGGCCACCGGCGACATCGGCGGTGCCTCCGCCGGTGACCTGGTCGCCCGTGACCGGGACGGCGTGCTGTGGCTCTACCTCGGCAAGGGCGACGGCACCTTCGCCGCCCGCACGCGGATCGGCGGCGGCTGGCAGGCGTACACCGACACCATCGGCATCGGCGACGCCGACCACGACGGCCACCCCGACCTGTACGCCTACGGCCCCGGCAACAAGGGCTGGTACTACGCCGGAACCGGCTACTGGAAGGCTCCCTTCGGCGCCCGGGCCGCCGCCCCCGTCCTGCCGGCAGAGGGCAGCTACAACCACGTCTCCTGATCCGCCGCGGGCAGGGGCGCACTCGGCCCCTGCCCGCTCCCGAACGCGCACCGCGCACCGCATCCCGGCGTCGGCCGGGGCGGAGCCACCGCGGTGGCCGGCCGGCCGCGGGAGCCGGCCCCCGCGGCCGGCACACGGCGACGGTCAGCGAACCATCACGAAGCAGGCCGCCCGTGCCGCGCCACGCTCTCCCCAGGCCCCCTCGGAGGGCCGCACGGACCAGCAGCTGCCCTTCTTCTCCGACGTGGCCGTCCACGCCCTCGGCGCGCCGATGTACTCGCCGCCGCAGGCTGCCGCCGTCGTTCTCGCTGCGGCCGGCTCCGGCGGCGGAGGGATCCGCCCGGCGGGCGGGCGGCCCGGTCGCCGTCACTCCCCCGCCGGACCGGCCGGCGCGGATCCCGGTGGTGCCACGGTGAGCGTGGCGTGACCGAGGTGCCGCTGGAGGTGGATGTGGCGGAACTGGTAGACGGCGCCCGTCCGCCGCAGGACGCCCCGGTGGTACGCGTCCCGGAGGAAGGCGTCGGCGTTCCAGGGCAGGCGGCCCCGCAGCGGCAGCAGGAGGCGGACGAAGATCAGCCACTGCCCCCACGCGGTGAAGCACAGTGCGTACGACAGGGCGCCGCCGATGCCGCCCACCGTGCCGATGACGATCGCGTCCTGCGGCAGCCAGATCAGCGGGCCCAGGACCGGGTCCAGCAGGTCGGTGACCAGCCCTCCGCCGAAGGCGATCGCCAGGGCGAGGGCGGGCGCGATGACGCAGAACTGGCTCCGTACCGCTCTGCGGTTGGCGTCGAGGAGACTGTCGGGGGTGGCCGCGGAGGACACGTCCAGGGGCGCTTCCAGCACGGCGGTCAGTCCGAAGACCGTGCCGAAGGCGATGCCGAAGATCAGCCCGAGGAGCAACGCGTCGGTCGCCAGGATCCGCAGCACCTCGGACGACTTGAGCGTCCAGTCGAGGTAGAGCACCCGCTGCAGCGTCGTGGTGCAGGAGACGCCGATGCCCACGGCGAGCCCCGCCAGCAGCATCACCCCGAATCGGGCGGCGAACGCACGGGCCGGTGAGCGCCCGGTGCCGAGTCCGCCGCGCAGGCTCAGGCGCGTGCGCGAGGGCGCGAAGGCGCTGCCGCCGAACGTGGTCATCCCCGCGTACAGGGCGCCGCAGGTGATCCCCGCGCCGAGCCCGAGGGCGGCGCCCTGGGTCATCACCGCGACGAAGGGGACCTGCTGGTAGAACAGGGCGATCAGCGCGTTGGTCAGCCAGACCAGCCCGGCGACGGACAGCGCGGACACCGCCGCCACGGCGAGCGCGCGGGTCGAGACGCGCAGCGACCCTCCGATCTGCCACCACGCGATGTCCTGCCGCTCCCGGCCGGCGTGCACCAGGTGGCGGGCGAGGTGGCCGAACCAGCGCACGGCGCGCTCCGGGGTCCATTCCCGTCCGCGCGCCTCCCGGGCGCGGCGCTCGGACGCGCGCGGCCGGTAGACCGTCGGGACGAAGGCGGAGAGCAGGTGCCGCCGCAGGGAGTCCTCCGTCGGGAAGCGCGAGGCGTCCGTCAGCTCCCCCGGGTCCCCGGTCTGCCCCTCGCCGTACACCGTGCGGGCCAGGAACACCATCAGCGGGGTGTCGAGGACCCGGCGGAGCTGCGCCTGCGGGTCGGTCCGCCCCGCCAGGGCCCGGCTCCACGGGCCGTCGCCCGGCGGCCCGGAGCGAGTGGCGCGGGGCATGTACTCCAGCAGGTCGGCCGGCGTGATCGCGGTCAGTTCCACCGCGGCAGCCCACTTCAGGGGCGTTCTGCTGTCCGGCGCGGGCTGTACGGCCATCGCGTACTCGTCGGGGCGGCTGGTCAGGACGAGCGGCAGCGACGTCCGGTTGAGTTCCTCGAGCGCGCTGCGCCGCAGGCCCTCGGCCATCTCGTCGAAG
This window contains:
- a CDS encoding RICIN domain-containing protein yields the protein MRLPLGRALRLIAAPLVALLLLATGTVATARAAEAPRQANAVEAADDDAWTFTTGNGRRLDVQNGNTGDGVFVVANNTPGHHQNWRLVPLGHGEFQIANTVTGKCLTEAFPLSQQTCGKAGQEWHFRPVAGKANTFTLVRRTNTRCLDIVQGAQHSDAWTQVYGCNGTPAQEWTVPAAQQPEARRLATEYYTRLCSTNSSTCSWRQTAEGAPGPLPREKASSVWFNDTSEKVSQIFTTIYHSGWSQSFTSGVSTSVGVSVPMQAMVSAQLSGTVTYQSNESEINGVVVVVPPQQYGWVDFAAVAKQVTGIWTFDKGGFPWTTEGEVTVPVVDSPVGSTMYIAHTGSTPPGATPPPAGEPVIQTLATSATSTIDLPPGTRLAAHGEGARITDADGRAILTVRPGAVVGTDGTRHAYRISVNGNKVTQTIEGASGDTVEGTETLPVVTLGPASFPSAQPLRLAAAPFAALRDYPVEVCDKNDDGRCDEEEKRQYEEEVQKRDAAWNKCVAQWTVGTAITGTVAGAVLGPGAVVGGLAGFLGGAGAGAVVCAF
- a CDS encoding helix-turn-helix domain-containing protein, yielding MALDIYVKAVPLDCGAPFTRQKGVDVTDELGPLLRELREKAGLSQLKLEERSGISATHISRIETGKSRNVRRDTVTRLLDAMEPDAEDRRRMAAVLTALQAEVPAEPVTTAPPPPDARQETLAEESPRRGPLRPESPRPAGTGLSEAVAALATETRRRLRREEEQRLVLDPYPLPVRWRSVSTTITDLEANIRRLPPGASAEPLDLNGDQHGIGDLYRSIESRRLIVLGQAGSGKSVLAVRLVLDLLRGGAGPDSGPVPVIFGIGSWDPTVHTLRGWLTDRLLRDHPYLARGASPDGTLAAALVDDGHVLPVLDGFDEMAEGLRRSALEELNRTSLPLVLTSRPDEYAMAVQPAPDSRTPLKWAAAVELTAITPADLLEYMPRATRSGPPGDGPWSRALAGRTDPQAQLRRVLDTPLMVFLARTVYGEGQTGDPGELTDASRFPTEDSLRRHLLSAFVPTVYRPRASERRAREARGREWTPERAVRWFGHLARHLVHAGRERQDIAWWQIGGSLRVSTRALAVAAVSALSVAGLVWLTNALIALFYQQVPFVAVMTQGAALGLGAGITCGALYAGMTTFGGSAFAPSRTRLSLRGGLGTGRSPARAFAARFGVMLLAGLAVGIGVSCTTTLQRVLYLDWTLKSSEVLRILATDALLLGLIFGIAFGTVFGLTAVLEAPLDVSSAATPDSLLDANRRAVRSQFCVIAPALALAIAFGGGLVTDLLDPVLGPLIWLPQDAIVIGTVGGIGGALSYALCFTAWGQWLIFVRLLLPLRGRLPWNADAFLRDAYHRGVLRRTGAVYQFRHIHLQRHLGHATLTVAPPGSAPAGPAGE
- a CDS encoding FG-GAP repeat domain-containing protein; its protein translation is MISARTTRVSAAIATVLAVTLGAGALSVPATAAPVPAAAADETGTRQAAVSYPVRGNLEAAGKTGFLTSEPSRKFRWTRYADGSATAIDASVADSTGTDVIMTGLGRSLRRSLVVKLHDMAAGGSTVTIDRGPLNGVYVRAVSKDTVLAEVTTADGSVELRLVTRTGGTVTQRKVEGIPAGASSIAATPARDGSVLVDYYLGSGTPTQWRSQFAVVDLAAAKVVSTHETEAYGSGLGAFSALSATHLAWSAEGGTYYTVDRATGTESRIDLDFDFYQGERSAVGLLGSWAMYGTPALLEGDGTGDTRKLVPFTAKSLASGETVELLDYVEAVKPGPDNTLLARGGTVDKGEGLYRIALGADGTPAAELVASTGEPTKLLYLGQQFPLTVDVTSPIPLKWKLSRENADVHLTIRHRATGVVFDKTLRLYSESSGSEYLYSDGSFGVTWAQISAETGREAPAGEYEWTFVAHPQNGVGPSTDATGNIEAVEGLSTAHDLDWNGTPDLLARDAQGVLWTVGTTYDTAGRTLLPRPYGPEKVGGGWQVYDRIETVGGIGSGAADFVARDRSGVLWLYDVTGTGYRAAFAARRSLGGGWNTYTHITGGSDLNGDGRPDLIAADKAGVLWMYRGTGDTAAPFAKRQKIGNGGWGIYNQLTATGDIGGASAGDLVARDRDGVLWLYLGKGDGTFAARTRIGGGWQAYTDTIGIGDADHDGHPDLYAYGPGNKGWYYAGTGYWKAPFGARAAAPVLPAEGSYNHVS